In one window of Palaemon carinicauda isolate YSFRI2023 chromosome 2, ASM3689809v2, whole genome shotgun sequence DNA:
- the LOC137624885 gene encoding calsyntenin-1-like, whose protein sequence is MKRSQPVMVTIKVNRVCHLGWKGISEQIEYSPGSGRQELFPSASLELCNVPCRVERVQARIGLTTNHIGKGCDRDTYSVAAQRKMCGASSSSIELLPAPGAGKDWTAGLHSDEGHEGDLIYEFEGDSSGAVIPESILSHNLTSMFTISTWMKHKSHPNADKHTKEHILCNADDHKMNRHHMALFVRNCRLILLLRRDYTEANLNTFQPAEWRWKLPQVCDNEWHHYSVHVKMPEVTLYVDGHIFRPENGESPEVIDDWPLHPTRGINTSMTVGACWQGSESAMKHGLTGYLAGLSVLVGGLESPRVLSCLTRCQEALDTPAMELLQPSMELLTNNEMTQITIEGNNVTNLETLIRRVAYVNGRDFPTPGRRPVSVITNILCDSGKALKVATAQSFVVVMQPHQPSIELNGTTNFAEEYESFRQGLRVFPDIGVYLSAAAEEATAPTPGGQLDECVVSVYPPLNPDHETLVLPDNLIAELGLAASVTRQGATISGAHTTHHYQSILRQIHYANRKPAYYLNRAFKLSCSELGGRFTSNEYVQTVTVIHPQLSVDKGIGVIGGPLGAAAVHSDEHQHQSTLNEPAEAQVSHHNPPPIPAHAKLSGHHVELKPAHTVNDVYFTSNVMEGVAVNSAGHAVTIIIVVCVGFLVFMVVLGVIRVRAAHTRHTHEDVADAEMAWDDSSLNITVNPMEQQLELAETQRLREDDDDDDDSSDDGNNYSDDLDSSDEEEGKPKELEWDDSNLKI, encoded by the exons ATGAAACGATCTCAGCCAGTCATGGTCACCATAAAAGTCAATCGTGTTTGTCATCTTGGATGGAAAG GAATCAGCGAACAGATTGAATACTCTCCTGGCTCTGGTCGACAAGAACTGTTTCCCTCTGCCTCTTTGGAGCTATGCAACGTTCCCTGCCGTGTAGAACGCGTCCAGGCTCGCATTGGTCTGACCACAAACCATATTGGAAAGGGATGTGATCGCGACACGTACTCTGTTGCCGCTCAGAGAAAAATGTGCG GAGCCAGTTCCTCCAGTATTGAACTGCTTCCTGCCCCTGGTGCTGGGAAGGACTGGACAGCAGGATTGCACTCTGACGAAGGCCACGAGGGGGACCTCATCTACGAATTTGAAGGAGATTCCTCTGGTGCTGTCATCCCAGAATCCATCCTAAGTCATAATCTCACCTCCATGTTCACCATCTCCACATGGATGAAACACAAGTCTCATCCTAATGCTGATAAG CACACCAAGGAACACATTCTTTGCAATGCAGATGACCACAAGATGAACCGCCATCACATGGCTCTGTTTGTTCGCAACTGCCGCCTCATTCTCCTCCTGAGACGTGATTACACCGAAGCCAACCTGAACACCTTCCAGCCAGCGGAATGGAGATGGAAACTTCCCCAG GTTTGCGATAATGAATGGCACCACTATTCCGTTCATGTCAAAATGCCAGAGGTAACCCTATACGTCGACGGGCACATCTTCAGACCCGAGAATGGCGAATCTCCAGAG GTCATTGATGACTGGCCTCTGCACCCAACCCGTGGAATCAACACTTCTATGACAGTTGGAGCATGTTGGCAAG GCTCAGAAAGTGCTATGAAGCATGGCCTCACTGGATACCTGGCTGGCTTGTCCGTATTAGTTGGTGGTCTGGAGTCTCCCCGCGTCCTCTCTTGCCTTACTCGTTGCCAGGAGGCCCTGGATACTCCAGCCATGGAACTCTTGCAGCCTAGCATGGAGCTGCTTACAAACAATG AGATGACTCAGATTACAATTGAAGGGAACAACGTCACAAATTTGGAAACTCTGATTCGTCGAGTTGCTTACGTGAATGGCCGAGACTTCCCAACCCCTGGACGCCGCCCAGTTTCTGTGATCACTAACATCTT GTGTGACTCTGGAAAGGCTCTAAAAGTTGCCACAGCTCAAAGTTTTGTTGTCGTGATGCAGCCACACCAGCCCAGCATCGAGCTAAACGGCACCACAAACTTCGCTGAAGAATACGAAAGCTTCAGACAGGGCCTTCGAGTATTCCCTGATATTGGAGTGTACCtttcagcagcagcagaagaagccACAGCACCCACTCCCGGTGGCCAGTTGGATGAATGTGTGGTATCAGTGTACCCACCTCTTAACCCTGATCACGAAACATTAGTCCTTCCTGACAATCTCATTGCTGAATTGGGCTTGGCAGCATCTGTCACCAGGCAAGGGGCTACCATCTCTGGAGCTCACACTACTCACCACTATCAGTCTATTCTTCGTCAGATTCACTATGCCAACCGAAAACCTGCATATTACTTGAACAGAGCATTCAAGCTGTCGTGCAGCGAACTTGGAGGAAGATTCACTAGCAATGAATATGTTCAGACT GTGACGGTTATCCATCCCCAGCTCAGTGTTGATAAGGGAATTGGTGTTATTGGTGGCCCACTTGGCGCAGCTGCTGTGCACAGCGACGAACATCAGCATCAGTCTACATTGAATGAGCCCGCAGAAGCACAAGTTTCCCATCACAATCCCCCTCCAATTCCAGCCCATGCTAAACTTTCTGGCCACCACGTAGAGCTCAAACCTGCCCACACAGTTAATGATGTTTATTTCACCTCTAATGTGATGGAAGGAGTGGCAGTCAACAGTGCAG GTCATGCAGTCACAATCATCATTGTTGTATGCGTTGGCTTCCTCGTCTTCATGGTTGTCCTGGGAGTAATCCGTGTCCGTGCTGCTCACACTCGCCATACTCATGAAGATGTCGCTGATGCTGAAATGGCATGGGATGATTCATCCTTGAACATTACAGTCAACCCAATGGAG CAACAACTCGAACTTGCCGAGACTCAACGTCTCAGGgaagatgatgacgacgacgacgactccTCTGATGATGGGAATAATTACAGCGATGATCTGGACTCTTCGGATGAAGAGGAAGGAAAACCAAAAGAGTTGGAGTGGGATGATTCAAATCTCAAAATTTAA